In Gracilinanus agilis isolate LMUSP501 chromosome 1, AgileGrace, whole genome shotgun sequence, the sequence AAAGAAGGGCGGGTCACCTAGCAGATGCAGGGATAATAAATGGACAACCCTTGGGCTCCACAAGTCAAGATGTCTAGGATTTCCCCTCACCCCAGCCCTGGCCACTGAATGGCCCTTTTCTGAGGAATCTCCAAGAGGATACAGACCAGAGACCCACAGGACAAACTGCAATCTCCAACAGCAGAGGCATACCCATGACAATGGGACAGAAGAATTATAGGGTTATCAAGGCAAGGAAGATCCCTAGATTCAACATAAAACTACATGTCAACAGCAGCCTAATCACCAAAACCACATCATGGCAGAAGAGATGGCTTCAGAGGATGCTGGAAgaatttgtatgaactgattcaggagtaaaatggaaagaagcaaGAGGAGCCACCCATACGAAGCAAAAGACATCCCCCACTCCTGAAGGAGGTGGAATGGATTCGAGGAGCCTACCAAGGCAGGTTTTAGACACAATCCAtggagaatttgttttgcatgaccaGGCTTCTTCCTTATgaaagctttattttttaatttctttaaatcagaggagatgggaaaagaaataattagtTGAAAAAAACACcactaaattaaactaaaaaaacacatttaactTAGATGATGATCTCATAACTATGGTAAAAAaccaagttatttttaataacattttatgcCTGCAAAGCATTTCTTCAACTTTTGCATAAGATCACAGGTGAATTTGGTTAGCATCTATGACCAGGACCATGAAAGACTTACATTGAGCCCCTCTCTGAGCAGCCAGCTGTCTTTGTACATGGGCTGGCCTTGCTGCTTGTGTCTCCGGGCAATGACGTGAGGGACACTGACTGGGAGGGTATCTGTAGCTCGCCCCATCCTCAGAGTGGTGGAGCCCGGGTGGATCACAACAATGAAGTTGCTTTGTATTTGCTGCAATCCAAAACAGGAAGAGTCATCAGAGGAAACCCAGGTGGTACCCATGTGGAGGGGAATTAACCAGGGAGAGGATTACTGTTTTGTCCCATGTGACATCTGGATGAGGAACCTCAGCTATATTGACTGACCTCTTTTTtaatcctcctttcctctcccatctACAGTCACTAAGCTCACTGTGATGGTGTTGGTGCTAATGCCTCTAATGAGAATTTCAAACCTGAGATAAATTCTGCTCCTGACCTTGTATTGAATGACTTCGATCCCTCCCCCACAGCCATGTCTTACGTGAATGGAAGACCCAGAGAGCACAGATCCACTAGAGCCCTTCAGCCCATTTATCTTAGTCTAAATTCTCTCCCCTTGGGGGCAGACTATTAGCTGGGAAGTTAGCAAAACCTGGACACTCTTGGGCCAGGAATCTATTCCTTGGATCCTGTTCCCAGGTTTGAAGTGTtccccctggcttccttcaagtcccaggtaagacctcccacctccccaTAAGAAGTCTCCTCCAACCCCTCTGCATTCCAGGCCTTTTCCTCTTTGGTTATCTCCTATTTCTCCAGTCTGGAGCTTGTCCAGGAAATATCTATAGGCATGTTCTCTCCCAATttgactgtaagttccttgagggcagggaacatCTTTGCACAGAGCAGGTGCTCAATCAAAGGTGGACACTCCATGGGGGCAGATCCACAATCAAGCAGAGGTAATTAAATCTGTAAGAGCCCCAATCCTCCACACTGTGCTCAGGGTCTCACCAAGGATCCCATTTGCAGGAGAAGCCAGCTACTATGGctgttctcttccttcttgaGTAAGCTTGTACTTAACAAGGCCAGCAAAAGGCCTACTACATGCAAGGGAAGAGGCTGGGACACAAAATCAAAATGAGAGCTGTGTCTGAACTGGTGGAAAAATCACAGAAAGCATTTTCTGGAGAGAAGGGCGGCCCCTGATCCAAGAGGAAGAAAGGTCCTGGAGCCAGGGTGGCAGGGCCCTCCCCCCAAACGAGGCTCAAGGGTCGAACCCCCAGCACCCAGGACAGCACCAGAACAGCCCGATTAACAGAGGGAGTCATGGAGTAAGGAACATATTCCAGACCTTGGGACACAGGCTTTGAGGTGGGCCATAGAAAGTAATGAGGTGTGAGAGAAAGCCAGAAATCCAGACTGGGGGTGGGTGAGTGGGAATAATTAGGCTTAATTAGCCTGCAAATGATTGACTTGTGCCCCACATCTGCCTGcctgccccccacccccgcaTCCCAGGTCTGTTCACCTCAGCAAAGTGTCCTCTGAATACAGTAGGGCCCATTCTCCACTCCCCGCACACAGTAGGGCTCCTTCTCTGTCCCTTgtccccagcacatagtagggcCCATTCTCCGCCCAGAACACAGTAGAAGTCCATTCTCCCCTCTCTGCCCCTAAAAGTGGCATATTCCTCCCCACACACAGAAGGGCTCTCCCCAGCACACATTAGGGTCCCATCCCCCCCCAGTAAAGAGTAGGGGTctattctccccacccccctttccCCAGCACCCAGTAGTTGTCTATTCTCTCCCCTCAGAACACAGTAGGGGTCATCCaattccaccccaccccaccccgtaACACAATAAGGGTCCCATTCCCAGAACCCCTCCCAGCACACAGAAGGGGTTCAGAAACGCGCGCCCCTCGAGGCTCCCCAGGGCAGGAGCCGACCGGGGGCCGTACTCGTCCAGGCAGGCTGTCTCAGTCTCCCCCGCTGCATACGTCTGGACCTCGGGGCCTCCAGGCTCGTTCCGGGGAGGCAGCCTCACCTCCTGCAGGGACTCGGGCACGAGCGCGGGCACGATGGGCCGCTTCACGCCGCgctgctccttctccttctcgCCGCTCTTCTCCTTCCCGTTCTCCGGGTCTCCCTTTTCGGCCTGGGTCATGGTCACGTCCGCCCCTGTGCACTCCCGGTCCGTCAGGAAAGAACGGAGCAGGGCAGGGCCGGCGAGAGCTAAGCGGGCCCACTGCACAAGCGCAGACACGGGCGTAGCCGCAGGCGCAGGTGCAGAAGTGCCTCGAGTTCCCGCAAGGGCTCCCATTTGCCAGAAACCAAGATGGCCGCCTCCAGGGCAGCGCGCGGATGAGCATTGTGGGAATGTGGTGGGCGTCCGCCCGGGGCAATATTTCCAGCTAGGCTGCGTAGCCGGAGTGGGGTGTGTCCAACCTTAGAGAGGAAGCTCAGAGAGGGCTGGGACGGAATCTCCGGCCTCTTCTCGCTGGAGGCGGCAAAGAAACGCTGGCTTCACTGACAGGTACCTGCGCTACAGGTATCTCGGCGCCTCCGCCCCGCTCCGCCCAGCGCAGGGTCGGGAGGGGCCGCCTTTAAGCACCTAGGAATGTGGGAAGCTCCGGGTCCAGAGGGGAGACACAAGCCCAGGGTTGGAGGCCCAGATCGGAGGAAAAGGACCGGGCAATGCCGGAGGTGCCCAATAACTGCGCCCATGAATGCAGGCTCCCGGAGTGCAGCAGTTCACGCCTGGCACACAACAGACACCTAAGAAATGTTGGCCGAAGGGGAAGTCCGCATCCTCGACCACCCCCTGGTCCTCTTTGGTCTCCGACTCCCTCCAGCCTTCTCTGACTGTCCCCGGCCCGAGCTCCCACCCCGCTTGGCTTTCTCATCCAAACCGGAGCGGGGCGCTGCCCCTGGTCTCAAAATGGCAGCGCCCGGGGACGTCCCTCAGTCCTAATCTTAGTCTCCTCCTTTGCTGGCTCTTTGCTTTCGAAGTGTTGGCCACATCCTCCCCGAACTGCGTGCGCACCTTGGCCCGggtctcttctcccctcctccagcTTCAGGCTCAGCGGTCTTTGTCTGGCCTTCATCCTTGACCTCCCTCCATCCTGGCCACTTCTACCTTCCAATATCTTGTTTCCTTGCCTGGAATggcctccctcctcacctttcctGCTGAGACCAAACTTTCATCCTCCTCTTCTACAGGCTTCCCCAACCGCCATTGGGTTCCTCCTGCCCAAATTATTGTGTCcagttttttaatatatttgtacGTATTTTCTTAATGCTGTAAACACCTCCCCATGTAAGGACGGATTGGTTCCTTCTAGGTATCCCCAGTGCCCAGAACACAGGAGGAGGTATATAAGCTTGGTTGATTGATTGGCAGGTGACCACCTCCATGCACCATCTGTTTACCCATCAGGGAAAGGATCATCTGTTGGATCTCTGCCTCTTTGGTGGAATTGAATTCCGAGAAATGTCCAGTCAGCTGGCTCTTAAACATTTCCAAGTGCCTACCACGGATGGATGCTAGAATGGGATTGCAGACCCAGAAACAATTCCTGACCTCCTACTAAGGGGGAGAAATACACTATGTCCACTTATCATTTGAGGAGAAAGCAACTCGGGGAGAATGGAACTGCCATCCCTTGGAAGGTAGTCTAAGAGCAGAGCTCTGGCTAAAGCTGGGGAATCTCAGAATGGGGGTGTGTTGGGGTGGAGACAAGGTGGCATTAGACGGTAGCCAGTGCAAAATGAGTCTATGTGCCAATTTAActccctttctctcccactctccaAGAGGGATTCCAAGTTAAAAGCAGAGAGGGATGGGTGATCTGAGAAATGTCCTAAGGCacaggtggagagagggaaggggagcagcctggccccacatccctctggctttctagtaacaaattctgtgctggggcaatggtgTGCATACCCAGAGAGGACTCTGAATGCCCCCCTTCTGGCaagcatgccataggttcaccaccacggGTATAGGGAATTaaccaaattaaaaacaaaaaacttccctTAATGAATGTAGGTCAGCATCTTCTCCGCAACCTATAATTGGAAGTTGGCCTGAGCAGAGGCTATGCCTGGTCTAGTCTGAAGGATAAAACTATATTTGGTTTTAGAGGTAGGccttgaacttgtcttcctggcttcaaaggGGTAAGATGGCCCCAAGactgaagggggtggggggagaggaagaggatttTAACAAACAGGTTCAAAGGCAGCTGAGGTGGGAGGTGGAAGGCCCTTTGGAAAGGGACAGGGCCTGGAGCTGTAAAGGTGCAATCTGCCAGGAAGTTTTCCCCAAGAATATTCTCAGTGGATCCTACAGGAATTGGGGAATTACTGAAGCTTCCACAGCAGGTGAGTGGGCAGGCCTGTGGCTTTAAAGAGGTTGCTTTGACCACTCCATCAAGGCTAGAATGGGGGCAGAGGGAAAGCCTGGAAGTATGGAGTCCAATTAGGAgatggactcttttttttttttgccatggatgaaggatgtttttaaatacaataaaggAAACCACttataaatatcaaatttttttttttttgcaaaatcaGAACAAGTTTATAGACTTGAGGTTAGGAATGCCTGAATCAGATCAAAGTTATCCAGGGAGAGGTAAAGAGGAAGCTCTGGAGCTGTAAGAGTGGAGACTTGTCTAAGTGGCTAGAAGGTCTGGATGAAACAGATGGAGGCTTTGAATGGACAGGCCCAGTGAAGCTGAGGTGGTGGGCCAATGCTTCCTTTTAGAAGTATAACCCACACCAGCAGGGATAAGGTGACAGATACATCTTGGGCTTCAGGGGATGTCTGTCTCTCCTACTGGTCACTGCAACCAGACTtgccttgtttttttttcagtgtatgtggcatgtgttttttttttttttatttagatgtACTTTTTGGTGCAAAGTCACTTTAATAGTCACCCacccggggggcagctgggtagctcagtggatggagagtcaggcctagagactggaggtcctaggttcaaatctgcccccagacacttcccagccatgtgaccctggccaagtcacttgactcccattgcctacccttaccgctcttctgccttggagccaatacacagtaataatccaagatggaaggtgagggtttaaaaaaaattaaaaaataaaaaaaaaatagtcaccCACCCAAGCAATAAAAAAACTGTAAATTGATTTTCCCATTAGATTTCCAAACACATCAAAATTAGATTtcaatttgtttttgaaaataaaaaatattatcttgcCCACGAATAAtgtttcattatttaaaatagaaagattGCATTTGGCTCCATATTCTTTTAGGCTCCAACATGGATCTCTTAGGAAGAGATCGTTTTCCCTTTGGTATCTAGGCGATCCGTGATTGACACACAAACACAGATGTATTTAAGGTACTCACTGGGCCATGTTCCTTATGAAAAGATGGGAGGCTTGTATATGTAACATGTTTGAGGATCATAAAGATGCAGGAGGCATACATATTTCATGTGAAGAGAATTGAAGCAAGCacaatgatttctttaaaaatgaaagcaaagtagataatggaatattacttacaaaaacaaaaagtgcCATGGGATTTATTTATAAACTAAAGCAGATAATGGAACATatttaaggaaatgaaaaatgaccATCCAAAGCCCAATTTAGTCTTtcctgaacttaaaaaaaaatgtatttgtagtGATGGTTTTCCCTTTAACTTCCAGGGACTGATATAGTATTAAACAATGTTGAATAAAGGCAATGTTTAACAAGCTGAAAATATTTACTTATTAGAACTACATTAGGATTCTCATGAACTATACAAAATGAGAGCTAATGAACATGTGCATTTATACAATTGCAATCAGTTACACTGGATCCTGTAAGATGGGAGTTCCCAGCACAACATCATTAATCTGTGTAGACAGAGCAATTCCTTCAGACACAAATCCCTATGTTCCTCCAAGGTCAATacttgacttttctttttctttgtggaaGGAAGGGTGTGTCTCCTTGCCTACTTCTCAGAGCAGGCATTTACCTagtagaggaaaggaaaatagtTAGCAGGAGCATTGAAATGATTTCATACCTAAGCATGTAGCCATATGACTAAGATATGAGGCAGCAAAGCTAGTATGTTAACTAAATTAACTATTTATGCATATTGTcaatattttaagtaaaaattgAACAGTTTGATGGAAGTGAGTACTGTTCCAAATGTGGTTTTCTATTAAAAACATCCACAGTAATAAGATTAGGAATTGTTTTAGAAACaaaaatactttcaaaataaCACAAGAGATTCaattaccttcctcatccacCAGCCATTGGAGGAGGGCTGGGGCCCTTCATGTGATTTATCCGGCCCATTCTGCGGCGAGGATTTCCTGGAGGCCTgtttgggaggggaaaaaaaaatcataccaaGTACATACTCTGGGAAGCAGAGTTTCCCAAGAAGTCCTGAGATCTTCTCAACTCTACAAAGGATCCCTTTTCTGGCTTCCACATGTACAATACCAGCCCCACAGCATAGTGAAACTTTAGGGACTCCCAGCAGTGAATTCCCTGATTGGTCAACCAACATATCCTATGATTTTGGGAAAACAAGTCAGAGTCAAAGAAGTGAGAGATGCAATGTATTCAAGcagaaaaataagagtttaaagtTAATCTCCAAGTTTACTTAAAACTTAAAAGAGTtagtggctaggtggcacagtagatagaaagactcaattcatgagttcaaatctggcctcagacacttcctagatgtgtgactctgggcaagtcacttcaccttgcttGCCTCAGCTTCATCTCTAAAACGAgcagaagaaatggcaaatcattccggcatctctgccaggaaaaccccaaatgaggtcacgaagaagCGTATGTTTAGAGCTGAAAAAGCCCTTGAAGGCTGGCCACCTTCTCCTCcatcatcttacaaatgaggaaactgaggcccccaggCCATTAAGATCATTGCAGAGGTGGGGTCTGAACCAGAAGCTTAGCAATAACatgctaatttattttttagctatATTATTTCTCCTTCTAGAGAAGATTTTCAAAAAGCAATGTACCCTCTTCCATCATCATAACGGGAATCAGATGAGCTGACGCAGCCTCTTCTTTTCACATCTTGTTGAAGCAGACTTTTGAAactgaaaaaagagaggaaatgagaaaggcaaaaaataggtGTGAAAGTAGGTTCCAGTTTTAACCAGACTTTGCAATGGATCTTAAATGGAAGAAAAGTATATTCTGTTAAGGCTTGTTAGGCATGAACTCATTAACCAAAATGTGCAGAGCAGACAGTCAAAGCTATGCAGGTCTAAGCCCTGGGGCATATGAGGATGCACTGCTTTGACAGCTGCTTGAAGCAAACACTCAGAGTGGATTTGTCTTTCAAAAAGATTTCTACCCATTCCCACTGGCCAGGCCTCTGCAGTcacacccccacacacataccCAAGGTCTCCAAAACCTTCAGATAGGACTCAGTTATTCTGTGTTGCTTCTATACAAATCAAAATGTGCTATATATGCAAACCAATGAGCTCTTTGGAGGGAAACAGACTCCTCCTGAATTACATGGTCTTGAGTACCAGGGAAtaggcttttttcctttttctttaaaaaacaacaaatctgggggcagctgggtagcccagtggattgagagccaggcctagagacgggaggtcctagattcaaatccggcctcagacacttctcagctgtgtgaccctgggcaagtcacttgacccccattgcccacccttaccaatcttctgcctcggagccagtacacagtattgacttcaagatggaaggtaaggggtttaaaaaaaaaaatctcccctaGTCTAGCACATTTGCATGGAAAAAATGCTGGTTGAATCAGCAGGTGTTGGTATAGAGTAAAATGAGCCCAGATGACCACAGTGCTCACTGGCTGTCCTATCCCTATCAGGAATCCACTATTCATGGACTGAGCCATGCTTGACACAGAGTGGTTTAGAGCTGATTTTACTGCTCATAATAAGGCAGCAATAAAATACAATCAGATAAAAAAttactaagaaaagaaaaatggagtttTTGAGAGATCATCCCCAAAACATAAGGGGATGTTGCCATTCAAAATCTCCCTCTGACACCAGTTCCGTGGCCATGGACCCATCTACTTCACTTCTGAGGTCATCTCAGGGGAGCGTCGGGAAGAAGGACCACCAGAGTGACAGAACCTCAGGCCTCAAAGTTTAAACTCATCATGGAGAGGGATGTCCATTGCTAGCCACAGGAGAGACAGCTCAGGTCCACACAcaggaacccccccccccccccccagtggaGATTTACGGAAGGATGTAGGTGAGAAGTTGTGGATGGGATGGGATAATATCTGAACCTCTGGAAGAATGACAAGGTCACAGATTTAACATATAAAGGAAGTTTAATAGGCATATGTAGTGATACTCACAACATGATCACAAAGTCGGCGATTCCCCAAAAGAGATCTGTTATAAATGATAAACTCCATAGTGACCGATTCCGGCTATCCAAAACTTGTCCTACaatcaatgaaagaaaaacagaagaagcTAAAAGAGCAACATTGTAATTGAGAAATGTCATTTATAACAGGTATTGCATTAAAATGTGAAAGTAAACCCTTCATTAGTCACCGACTCCTAATGGATTCAGGTTTTCAAGCATATATTCTAtcctaaaaaaaaaccaacaacaacaacaaaaaaaacaactcccaAATACAGGAAGTCCTGAAAagcaatctatctatctatctatctatctatctatctatctatctatctctccttccttccttttctctctcccctccccccaagatGAGCAGCTCTAGTGAACCCCAAGCTTTATTTGGACTGCCTGGGAGCTTTTAAGAAGAGTCTGCTCCCCTGCCTATGTGGAAATGTCAGTAGGAGCATGTTAAAAATGTcagagcttttctttttaaacccttagcttccatctcagaattgatactgtgtactggttctaaggcagaagagcagtaacggctaggcaattggggttcagtgacttgcccagggtcacacagctagaaagtgtctgaggtcaaatctgaacccaggacttcccatttctaggcctggctctctatccattgagccaccaagtTGCCCCCACTTATAAGCTTTGAAAATGGTACCCTGTGTGTTCATTATCGCCTATGAGAAAAGTTTCAGGACTTCAttcatttcaaaacaaaataaagacctTTGTGCAATAGAAATTGGAATTTTCAAACACAAAAACCACATGTTTATGCAAGATATATTTGAACAAGTGACCATTGTTGAATTTCCCCTGTTGTTGGGTCCTGGAGGGTTGGCACAACTTCCTCACTGCTAGTCTATCAGCTCCACCTCCTAGGATGATCTTGCTTTTGCTCTGAggctttcccctcccctcttcctcaccTCTTCAATGGACACTCAGTCTAGGCTGGCACCTGGGGCATTTTTACCATGTGTACAAAccctaagacaccttgtgtttGACCAGGTTTGGGGCCATTCCCACTCTGCTAAGGGTTCTCCAGCCAAGTTAAAGGGACAGCGGAGTTGCCAAGCAGTGCTGGACAAAAGCTGGGCTACATAGTCTTATTTTATCATGCCATTAAATGTAATCTGACTTGGTGGGTTGAGCCCAACtccataaggggaaaaaaaaggactttgGATGGAAACAATGACTTCCATTCCTTGCTTTTGAGAAAATAAGAGCTGGGCCAAGTCTTTCAAAGGCAAACACAACTGACAAAACAGTGAAGCCCTGAAGCCTGGCAAGTATTTAATGCTGAAAATGGGAGAAGAGACTATTAACTCTCTGGAGTCCCAAACCTTTAAgtattagagaaagaacagagacctacgggttaaaacaaacaaatgaacaaaaagtgCCTAGACtatgggaagaaggaaaagctTACTACTTTTTAATATAGTAAGATGGCAATTGGGGCACCATagggaaataatttttccaaCATGGAGTTGGGGGACAGGTAGGATTAGAGATACTCtaaatctcatttttatcttgTCTGGGCTAGGGAAGGTTCAAACTTTGTTATCCTGGTAGAAATTAAAGTACGAAAGGGACTAGGCTGGGACAGGGGAATGGGGGTAGGTGTGGGGTCCAAGCTGAAACAAACTAGCTAAGGGAGGgctaatgacaaagaaaaaaatggtccaACCCTCTGATCTGTGTCCAGcctagaagaagggagagagcagACTGGGATCCATGGGGTTGTTCTAAGCAATATAAACTAGATACCTACGGCtgagtttgttcttttttttcttttcttttttcttctgaagtgggggaaaaaaagagaagaagtaTTATAACAGATTTGATAATGGGAAAAATCAATTTAACAGTCCTAACTGGGAAAGGAGAATGGGATAAACTAACAATAAACTACAGTCATCTACAGTGAACCTGAGAGTGGAACCCAGTCTAAATAATTGGTTATTTTACAAAGACAAATAAAGCCTCACAAAGACTTAACAATGATAGGGTAGAGAAAAATGTATTATCCCTCAGCAGATtccaaaaaagaaggaagaggcagAGTATTTTAGAAAGGTAGTGGTAAAACAGACACAGTTTAAGAGCTGAGAGTTTATGCCATGTGAGGATtaagaaaatgaggaatttggtCTGGAAGAGAAGATGGGTAAGAGGGTGTTTTACCTCCCCTTAAGTATATGAAGGGTTTGGCTGTCCTGTGgaaatgtgggggggggggggagggaaggggggttAAGCCTCTTTTAAGCCTCTTTTTGGCTTCGCTCCAGAGGGTAGAGGAGCAGCAAGGGGAGTGAGGGGGACAAAAAGAAGCAATTTAAGTTCTCTATTTTGTGACCTCCCAACAAGTGTTGTGCTGAAATGCAGGGGGTACCTGTAAGAATGGTGGGCTCCTCCTCCTAAGAGCTCCTTCCAGAAGAGACCAGATGACCCCATGCTGAGTCCACTAGTGAGGATTCTTCTTAGAGTGTGTTAGACTCAGTGGCCACTTAGGGGTCTTTCCATTCTGGAATTCTGTGGGCCCTAACTGCTGACACTCATGACAGGTGGGCAAGAAAGGTGGGAGGAATCTGGACTGTAAGGCTGACCAAATTGCCAATCCCTGGCCAGCTAGGGAGGCTGGCCTCCTCATTAGCACAACTCCAAAAATTAGAGTC encodes:
- the SELENOK gene encoding selenoprotein K, whose translation is MVYISNGQVLDSRNRSLWSLSFITDLFWGIADFVIMFFKSLLQQDVKRRGCVSSSDSRYDDGRGPPGNPRRRMGRINHMKGPSPPPMAGGUGR